The Dokdonella sp. nucleotide sequence CTGACCGATACGCCCGAGAGGGTCGCCGCCAGCGACGTTGAAGTAGCGCAGGATCACGTGACGCAAAGGCGTCGCCGCCGACAGGTCGCGCAGCATGTTCTCGCTCATGAGCTTGGACATGCCGTAAGGGTTGATCGGCTGGGTCGGCGTGTCCTCGTCGGCCTCGCCTGATTCAGGCATGCCGTATACCGCAGCAGTCGACGAGAACACGAACTCGCGCACACCGGCCGCGCTGCAACTCGCCAGCAACGCGCGTGTGGCACAGGTGTTGTTGCCGTAGTACTTGAGTGGATCACGAACTGACTCGGGCACGACCGTATGCGCGGCAAAATGCATCACGGTCTTGATGCCGCGTGCGCGAAGCAACGCTTCGACGAGGTTGCGGTCGCCGACATCAGCGTGCACGAGTTCGACACCGATCAGGGCGTCGCGGAATCCGCTGCACAGGTTGTCGAGGACGACGACCTGTTCGCCGCGTTCGACCAGTTGGAGTACGACGTGGCTGCCGATGTAGCCAGCGCCGCCGGTGACGAGGATCGGATTCATGTACTCATGCGGCAGTCGGCGAGTGCGTCATCGCGTGTAGGCAAAACGCAGGTACGCGGCATTCTCGTCGAACGAATCCGCACCTGTGCCGGCATGACGTTCGTTGCGGCTGAGGTCGATACGCCAGCGCCAGTGGCGACTGAGCTGCTGGCTGAGGTAGATTCCATAGCGGTAGTCGCGGTCGGTGACGCCATCATCGACGTAGCGCCGACGCAGCGCTTCGGCGGTCGCACCAAGCGTCAGCAGCGGTCGTAGCAGATATCCCACGTTGATTCCGGCTCCAATCTCGTTGCGATCGGCGGCGAGAACCACGGCTTCCTGCTCATAGCGGAAGCGTGCGGCGTGCACGGTCGAAGCGATGTTGAAGCGCGTGCTTTGATACAGGTAGTTCCCTTCGAGGCGACGCTCGCGGTAGACATCGGCGCCGATCGCTTCGCCGCCGATGTCGATACCGCCGAGTCCGAGGTCGAAGGCCGAGCCGCCAACAGCGAGCGCGCTGACAGCATCGGAATACTGCCAAGCGAACGCCATGCCGAAAGTGCTCCTTTCGCTTGCGCGCCAGTCCAGAGATGCGCGTGCCAGCGGACCGCTGACGTCGCCACCCGCATCGAAGTCAAGTCGTGTGTAGCCCAGAGCTACGCCGAAATCGAGGTGGGCGAGCGTTGCGTCGTAGTCGAGATAGGCGGCGTGGCGTCGGTAGTCACGTGCAACCAGGTCGTCGTCGAAATCGATGTCCTGGACTTCGAGGTTGGCATTGAGGCGGCGAGTCGGTGCCAGCTGCCACTGGAAGCGCTGGGCGAGGCCGAGGCGGCGCGAATCGAACGCGCCGGTTTCCTCGGCATAGCTGTCGATCCAACGCAGTTCGGTCTGGCCCTGTACGGTCGGTCCGACGCGAAAGCGCAGGGTAGGCCCGGTCGTGAACACATTGGTCTGTTGCAGGTTCCCCGGTACATCGGGATCGCGCAGGCTGATCGGGTACAGGCCGAGGTGGTCGGCAAACGTCCAGGCGAAGCGTTCCGGCACGATGTCCCAGTTGATGTTGCCGTTGAGCGTGCCGCGGAATTCGCTGCCGAAGGTTCCGTCGAGGTAGTTGCGGTATTCGAGCACGCCGGTCACCGCCGCCTGCACGTTCGAACCGGACTCGACGAGGCTGAAGTCCAGATGGGGGATCAGTACGGTCTCATCGATCGGATCGGTCGGCGACAGGGTGATGTTGTCGCTGCGCAGGAGGCCCAGCTCGACCGTGTAGTCAAGGCGCAGCGCAAAAGCGTCGGGGCAAGCCGCGATAAGCAGTGAGGCGACGGTCAGGCGAAAAACGGTACGCATCACGGAACCTCCCGAAGCCCCTCAGGGCAGTTGGTTGAGGACGATGCCAGCCAGCTTTCCGGGATCGAAGTTGGCCATGACCTTCTGGATCGTGCCGGGTGTGTCCCGGCCGCTGCCTGCAACCAAGACGACGAAATCGACGAGGTCGGCGAGGATGCGTGCGTCGGGCGAGCCCTTCACGGCCGGGCCATCGAGGAACAGGTAGCGGTCCGGGTAACGGCTGCGTAGCGAGTCGAGCAGGGCGCGCATGCGGAAAGACGAGAAGTACTCACCGCTCATCTCGCGTTCGCGTCCGGCCGGGATCAGGCGCAGTCGCGGAATGCCTGTGTGGTGGAGAATCTTCTCCACGCCGATTGCTGGGTGGTCGAGGTAGTCGATCAGGCCACTGCCGTTGGCGTCGATGCCAAGTGCGGTGTGTTGCGAGGGATGGCGCAGGTCGCAGTCGATCAGCAGGGCGGTTTTCGCTTCGTCGAAGGCGAAGGCGGCGGCGAGGTTGCGGGCGACGAAACTGCCGCCCGATTTCGAGCTGATGGGCGCGACCATGGTGACGAAATTGCGGTCGCCGCCGAGCGCGAGCAGGCGCGTGCGGATCTCGCGGAAGGCGTCGGCGTGGCGTCGCACTGATTCCTCGCGGTGGATCAGGCGACGCTCCTCGAGTACGCGCCGTGCCAGCGCATGCGGCTCGACGATCTTCGCGATCGAGCGCGAGGCGCTCGTGCGGCGAGCGATGTCTCCGGCGGCGGCATGCAGCGCATCACCGACGTGGTCGTGCATGTCGTCCGGCGATGTCATGGTCATGAGTTGTGCAGCCTGAACCAGTAGGTGATGGCGAACGCTGCCAGCACGCCGGTCACTACGAAGAAGGCAAAGCCGATGCGCGCGCGGTCACGGATGCGCTCGCGTGCGGTGGCATAGGTCGGGACGGTGGCGAGCACACTGATGCCGGTTGCCTGCTCCAGCTGGCGCGCCGAACGCACGCGAGGGTCCAGGCGCACGAGGGCAAGCAGTAGTCCGAGCGGTGTGGCCAGCGCGAGGGCGAGACCGGCCCCGGCGAAGTGCGCGAGGCGCAGACCTGACGGACGCAGCGGCAGGATTGCCGGATCCTGAATCCGGAAGGTCAGGCCGCGCTGTTCCTGGTCGAGCACCATCGATACACGCGCGTTCTCGCGCCGCCGCAGCAGATCCTGGTAGATGTCGCGATTGACTTCGTAGTCGCGCGTTAGTTCGGCCAGCGCGCCTTCGGAGGCGGCGATACGCCGGCTGCGGTCGAGTTCCGCGTTGAGCATGCCTTCGCTGCTCGACATGCGCGAGCGCGTGGCGGCGATCTCGCGGCGGAGCTCGCCGAGGCGCAGTTTGAGTTCCTGATAAAGCGGATTGAACTGCGCGTTGTCGAACGGACTCTGGCCGTCGTTCGCGCCGGGCTGCTGACGTCGGGCTTCTTCCGCGGCGAGCTGACGCTGGACATCCTGCATTTGCATGCGTGTGCGCACCACATCGGGATACTGCTCGGTATAGGTGAGCAGGAGGCGATCGAGCTGGGACTGCAACTCGATCAATTGTGCTCGATACAGGCCGGCCCGCGTCTGCACGGCGGTGACTTCCGACTCGCCGGAAAGCTGGGCTACCAGCGCAGCTTCTCGCGATTGCTGCTCCATGAGGGTCATGCGCGCCTGCTCGACCTGAGTGCGCAGCGCGCTAATGCGCGCATTGGCGTCGGTGGCGCTGCCGGGCTGCGCGTCCGCATGCGCAGAGCGGTACTTGAGCAGGCCGTCCTCGGCATCGGTGAGCTTCTTGTG carries:
- the galE gene encoding UDP-glucose 4-epimerase GalE; the protein is MNPILVTGGAGYIGSHVVLQLVERGEQVVVLDNLCSGFRDALIGVELVHADVGDRNLVEALLRARGIKTVMHFAAHTVVPESVRDPLKYYGNNTCATRALLASCSAAGVREFVFSSTAAVYGMPESGEADEDTPTQPINPYGMSKLMSENMLRDLSAATPLRHVILRYFNVAGGDPLGRIGQSTRNATLLIKVACEQALGKRASLSVFGSDYATPDGTCIRDYIHVSDLADAHLRALDHLRDGGASATLNCGYGHGYSVREVIAAVERACGHPLALVEEPRRAGDPPSLVARSGRLRALLGWKPRHDDLDFIVRTALAWERRLPS
- a CDS encoding polysaccharide biosynthesis protein, translating into MTMTSPDDMHDHVGDALHAAAGDIARRTSASRSIAKIVEPHALARRVLEERRLIHREESVRRHADAFREIRTRLLALGGDRNFVTMVAPISSKSGGSFVARNLAAAFAFDEAKTALLIDCDLRHPSQHTALGIDANGSGLIDYLDHPAIGVEKILHHTGIPRLRLIPAGREREMSGEYFSSFRMRALLDSLRSRYPDRYLFLDGPAVKGSPDARILADLVDFVVLVAGSGRDTPGTIQKVMANFDPGKLAGIVLNQLP
- a CDS encoding XrtA system polysaccharide chain length determinant, which codes for MNNEIAPVTELLPVFVREMRRYGVTMSILFAVIALAGLVIGIVWPRTYVASTTILAQGSDIIQPLLEGRAVPTSVTDHAGIARQVVFSRKVLGSVLEHGGWQETHPSALEQDRLMEQIRDRTTVTSPRPELVQITYRDSEPHRTYEVTQHFAEQFIAESKAAKERESREAFEFIDSQVNDYHKKLTDAEDGLLKYRSAHADAQPGSATDANARISALRTQVEQARMTLMEQQSREAALVAQLSGESEVTAVQTRAGLYRAQLIELQSQLDRLLLTYTEQYPDVVRTRMQMQDVQRQLAAEEARRQQPGANDGQSPFDNAQFNPLYQELKLRLGELRREIAATRSRMSSSEGMLNAELDRSRRIAASEGALAELTRDYEVNRDIYQDLLRRRENARVSMVLDQEQRGLTFRIQDPAILPLRPSGLRLAHFAGAGLALALATPLGLLLALVRLDPRVRSARQLEQATGISVLATVPTYATARERIRDRARIGFAFFVVTGVLAAFAITYWFRLHNS